Proteins encoded within one genomic window of Nerophis ophidion isolate RoL-2023_Sa unplaced genomic scaffold, RoL_Noph_v1.0 HiC_scaffold_118, whole genome shotgun sequence:
- the LOC133547486 gene encoding gastrula zinc finger protein 5-1-like: MCERRIAKYEEELCPTKEEDERQHQLLDVYYKKLHQVVLHRTDLDEEHLPREQEEEPQYPHIHKEEGVPHSQHIKEGGEEPQPPHIKEEDEKPQTHNVKLTLHIKGQAEDPLNLHIKKEEEDSLTPNFKEEEEDQEPPQIKEEEEEKGISQPKWLEEFPVTGVPVKSEDDEVKGESEERGGGEPPSSSSTQHMTTEADGDHCGGSQADKLLAPLSDSEDTTSHSPDTDDEDSKDDKTCHTDNTHFTSSHCHKTFKYHSSLKLHIRSHTGEKPFSCSLCSKGFTQRQNLKVHMRTHTGEKTFSCTICSEGFVESRNLKKHMRTHTGERPFVCSTCGKGLVDSNNLKRHMRTHTGEKPFSCSTCGKGFTQSQHLKRHMRTHTGEKPFSCSICGKGFTQSSSLKTHMRTHTGEKSHSC, translated from the coding sequence acctcgatgaagaacatcttcctcgtgagcaggaggaggaaccacagtacccccacatacacaaggaagaaggggtaccacattcccaacacatcaaagagggaggagaggagccacagcccccccacattaaagaggaagacgagaagccacagacccataatgttaaactgacccttcacattaaagggcaagcggaggacccactgaacttacacatcaaaaaggaagaggaggactcacTGACCCccaactttaaagaggaagaggaggaccaagagccgccgcagattaaagaggaagaggaggaaaagggcatcagtcagcctaaatggttggaggagttcccagtgactggtgtccctgtgaagagtgaagatgatgaggtgaaaggtgaaagtgaggagaggggagggggggagcctccaagcagcagctcaacacaacacatgacaacagaagctgatggagaccactgtggaggatcacaagcagacaagctcttagctccactatcagatagtgaggacacaacgtcacactctcctgacactgatgatgaagactctaaagatgataagacatgtcacactgacaacactcacttcacatcttctcactgtcacaaaacctttaaataccatagttCTCTGAAATTACACATAagatcacacactggagaaaaacctttttcttgttcactctgtagtaaaggttttacacaacgtcagaatttgaaggtacacatgagaacacacactggtgaaaaaactttttcctgtaCAATCTGTAGTgaaggttttgtagaaagtcgcaatttgaaaaaacacatgaggacacacactggagaaagaccttttgtttgttcaacctgtggtaaaggtttggTAGACAGTaacaatttgaaaagacacatgagaacacacactggtgaaaagccgttttcctgttcaacctgtggtaaaggttttacacaaagtcaacatttgaaaagacacatgagaacacacaccggtgaaaaacctttttcttgttcaatctgtggtaaaggttttacacaaagtagtagtttgaaaacacacatgagaacacacactggtgaaaaatcgcaTTCCTGttga